The following proteins are encoded in a genomic region of Oceaniferula marina:
- a CDS encoding alpha-L-fucosidase, translating into MKKKLHIPALVLLLPLLAHAQTGHLKPSSQPNAYQKQMINRSYGMFIHFGINTYSGKEWTDGTLSPDIYQPEKLDTDQWAKTAKDAGMTYVILVTKHHEGFCLWDSKHTTYDVASSSVKTDVVKSMAASCKKYGLNLGLYYSLWDRNWGNGVMRSNRATLTPQQSDDYVTYMNSQLTELLTRYGEVCELWFDGGWVLPREQWQTDRIYKHVKKLQPNCLVGVNWSIGKHSNPDHHAVRPPAYRLGQPQRYAGDFRLGDPMLPVFPDPKLYSNAKGQLVYMPFEATITINKHWFWHPYDKGLLSVEKLIPLYERCTAQDNVLTLNSPPNRDGLMEQRNIDRLKELASALGAKSSQRIPHNLAEGAQVYATSTWTKDPTDHSAICATDGNPSTRWAAADSPCKFFLQWGNAQTINFLRIREYTNRVEKFTVSAMMNGNWKTIVTGTEIGPNKLIPFPETTTTNLKISFDQCKDAPSFYFIGAGKN; encoded by the coding sequence ATGAAGAAGAAACTCCACATCCCCGCGCTTGTTCTATTGTTACCACTTCTCGCCCATGCTCAGACAGGGCATCTGAAGCCGTCGTCACAACCGAATGCATACCAAAAACAAATGATCAACCGGTCCTATGGTATGTTCATTCACTTTGGTATCAATACCTACTCAGGCAAAGAGTGGACCGATGGCACGCTGAGCCCGGACATCTATCAACCTGAGAAACTCGACACCGACCAATGGGCAAAAACAGCCAAAGATGCCGGCATGACCTACGTCATCCTCGTCACTAAACACCATGAAGGGTTTTGCCTCTGGGATTCGAAACACACGACCTATGATGTGGCTTCAAGCTCGGTCAAAACGGATGTCGTCAAGTCCATGGCCGCATCCTGTAAGAAATATGGGCTCAACCTTGGACTCTACTACTCCCTGTGGGACAGAAACTGGGGCAATGGCGTCATGCGAAGTAATAGAGCCACACTAACACCCCAACAAAGTGACGACTACGTTACCTACATGAATAGCCAACTCACGGAACTCCTCACCCGATACGGTGAAGTCTGCGAACTTTGGTTCGATGGCGGATGGGTGCTACCAAGAGAGCAGTGGCAAACAGACCGTATCTATAAGCATGTCAAAAAACTACAACCTAACTGCCTTGTTGGAGTAAACTGGAGCATTGGTAAACATTCGAACCCTGACCACCACGCCGTCAGGCCACCGGCTTACCGCTTAGGCCAACCTCAACGCTACGCTGGCGACTTCCGCTTGGGCGACCCCATGCTTCCTGTGTTTCCGGACCCAAAACTCTATTCCAACGCCAAGGGACAACTTGTTTACATGCCTTTTGAAGCCACCATCACCATCAACAAACACTGGTTTTGGCACCCATACGACAAAGGTCTACTCAGTGTGGAAAAGCTCATCCCTCTCTACGAACGCTGCACGGCTCAAGACAATGTACTCACCCTCAACTCTCCACCGAATAGAGACGGACTCATGGAGCAACGGAATATTGACCGACTTAAAGAACTTGCCTCAGCACTTGGAGCCAAATCAAGCCAAAGAATCCCGCACAACCTAGCAGAAGGCGCACAGGTCTATGCCACCTCTACCTGGACGAAAGATCCTACCGACCATTCAGCCATATGTGCCACGGATGGAAACCCCTCAACCCGCTGGGCAGCAGCAGACTCACCATGTAAGTTCTTTCTCCAATGGGGGAATGCCCAGACGATCAACTTCCTGCGCATTCGTGAATATACAAACCGTGTGGAAAAATTTACGGTCTCCGCCATGATGAACGGTAATTGGAAAACCATCGTAACGGGAACAGAGATCGGCCCGAATAAACTTATCCCGTTCCCCGAAACCACGACGACCAACCTCAAAATTTCATTTGACCAATGCAAGGATGCTCCCAGCTTCTACTTTATTGGCGCAGGAAAAAACTAA
- a CDS encoding L-rhamnose mutarotase: MMRTLFIIVSLLTSFKITANPGQFDMPTRQGECSRTAYFAYIKAGSVDALKKHITPKADHIKALEKHGISNVSFWLDQIGEKTIVICYHRIANQHPDKAWTAAMADPDLHPWMKACNSYLVKKDEQPAWERMETLCLITRKEAMHDKEGNPLPLVSRHMAATILKPEKEMDYRLLHQNMWQGVSETIGACKIPVFDLFLTEIDGQLIEIYYFDYVGSDLDASFKKMAADPITRRWWKLTDPCQSPLPGAPEGNNWRDCNPM, from the coding sequence ATGATGCGAACGCTCTTTATCATCGTCTCCCTTCTCACCTCGTTCAAAATTACGGCGAATCCCGGGCAATTTGATATGCCCACCCGGCAGGGAGAGTGCTCACGCACTGCTTACTTTGCCTACATCAAAGCCGGTTCTGTTGACGCCCTCAAAAAACACATCACCCCAAAAGCTGACCATATCAAGGCACTGGAAAAACACGGCATAAGCAACGTTTCATTTTGGCTCGATCAGATCGGCGAGAAAACCATTGTAATTTGTTATCACCGTATTGCCAATCAGCACCCGGACAAGGCATGGACCGCTGCCATGGCCGACCCAGATTTACATCCATGGATGAAAGCCTGTAACTCCTATCTGGTAAAGAAAGATGAGCAACCCGCATGGGAGCGCATGGAAACGCTTTGCCTCATTACCCGCAAAGAGGCGATGCATGATAAGGAAGGAAATCCTCTCCCTCTCGTTTCTCGCCATATGGCGGCCACCATTTTGAAACCAGAAAAGGAAATGGATTACCGCCTTCTTCACCAGAATATGTGGCAGGGGGTTTCAGAGACCATAGGAGCTTGTAAAATTCCGGTCTTTGATCTTTTTCTCACAGAAATTGATGGTCAGCTCATCGAGATCTATTATTTTGACTACGTAGGCAGTGATCTCGATGCTTCATTCAAAAAGATGGCGGCCGACCCGATCACCCGCCGATGGTGGAAGCTGACTGATCCATGTCAATCACCACTGCCGGGAGCACCTGAGGGAAATAACTGGCGCGATTGCAATCCCATGTAA
- a CDS encoding dihydrodipicolinate synthase family protein, which produces MSNTPIKGIYVPNITPYHPDGTLNEGELRNIVSWLIDKGVSGIFPNGSLGEFIRLSFEERKKVISIIADEVDGRVPILAGAAEPNTDLVLEMCHHCADLGCRAVSITGPYYFKPSQESIEAYFQDLAERSPIDIVVYNIPTLASEISVPVLTRLALNYPRIVGTKDSSADMCRFLHVMNAIKPTRPDFSVMVGWEELLVPTMMMGGDGGTVSTAGVAPEVMMKIYHDCVAGNWEQAKDYQYKLLELFQTMLTAKNFPTGFRLGYEARGFTPGGVRFPNAPSEVNDLTAIKDKISCLLGDCGLGDLPHSCSIPNFEAQATYNPVSMAQSTQTSGVSRNDVEDIVRKVMRNLNI; this is translated from the coding sequence ATGTCAAACACACCGATCAAAGGAATCTACGTTCCCAACATCACCCCTTACCACCCCGATGGCACACTCAACGAGGGAGAGCTTCGGAACATTGTCTCCTGGCTCATTGACAAGGGAGTATCCGGCATTTTCCCGAATGGAAGTCTCGGCGAGTTCATCCGCCTTAGCTTTGAGGAGCGGAAAAAGGTCATCAGCATTATTGCGGATGAAGTGGATGGCCGCGTTCCGATTCTTGCCGGAGCCGCCGAGCCCAACACTGACTTAGTCCTGGAGATGTGCCACCACTGTGCCGACCTCGGCTGCCGCGCCGTCTCGATCACGGGCCCTTATTATTTCAAACCCAGTCAGGAAAGTATCGAAGCCTATTTTCAAGATCTCGCCGAACGCTCCCCCATCGATATCGTCGTTTACAACATCCCCACACTGGCATCTGAGATCAGTGTCCCAGTGCTCACCCGCCTGGCCCTCAATTACCCACGCATTGTCGGCACCAAAGACAGCAGTGCTGACATGTGCCGCTTCCTCCATGTCATGAACGCCATCAAACCGACACGCCCCGATTTCAGCGTCATGGTTGGCTGGGAAGAACTGCTTGTTCCCACCATGATGATGGGAGGCGACGGAGGCACGGTCTCCACCGCAGGTGTAGCTCCTGAGGTGATGATGAAGATCTACCATGACTGTGTTGCTGGTAACTGGGAACAAGCCAAAGACTACCAATACAAACTTCTGGAACTTTTCCAGACGATGTTAACTGCCAAAAACTTCCCCACGGGGTTCCGGCTTGGATACGAAGCCCGCGGGTTTACTCCGGGCGGCGTAAGATTTCCAAACGCCCCCAGTGAGGTCAATGATCTCACGGCCATCAAAGATAAGATCTCCTGTTTACTTGGGGACTGTGGACTCGGCGATTTACCTCATTCCTGTAGTATCCCCAACTTCGAAGCCCAGGCTACGTACAACCCGGTCTCTATGGCCCAATCGACGCAAACCAGTGGAGTGAGCAGAAATGACGTGGAAGACATCGTTCGCAAAGTGATGAGGAACCTCAACATTTAA
- a CDS encoding BMC domain-containing protein — MPTKSNPSLGFIEVRHLSIAAIVADTVTKSASVNLLGLEPAGTELTLIRISAKSPAEIKAALEAAENEAARLGSEATTTMLPKPDSNIPKLNEGKMIINGLYGGREELKPNDYQPNKFESNTTMSKKQKAIGILETQGLTASLAASDAMFKAADVSLVGKEKIGAAYVTIVIEGDVAAVNAAIETGAEAIGQLGTLIAAHVIARPHDDLIALLPG; from the coding sequence ATGCCCACCAAATCTAACCCGTCTCTAGGCTTCATCGAGGTCAGGCACCTGTCGATCGCCGCCATCGTTGCCGACACCGTCACCAAGTCCGCCAGCGTCAACCTGTTAGGGCTCGAGCCTGCAGGCACAGAACTCACACTGATCCGCATTAGCGCGAAAAGCCCGGCGGAAATCAAAGCCGCGCTTGAGGCCGCAGAAAACGAAGCGGCCCGACTTGGCAGTGAAGCCACCACCACCATGCTGCCCAAACCCGACAGCAATATCCCCAAACTCAACGAAGGAAAAATGATCATCAACGGCCTCTATGGAGGTCGTGAAGAACTTAAACCCAACGACTACCAACCGAATAAATTCGAATCCAACACCACCATGTCAAAAAAACAAAAAGCCATAGGCATCCTTGAAACCCAGGGGCTTACCGCCAGCCTCGCAGCCAGTGACGCAATGTTCAAAGCGGCTGATGTCAGCCTTGTCGGCAAAGAAAAAATCGGAGCCGCTTACGTCACGATTGTGATCGAAGGTGACGTCGCCGCGGTCAATGCAGCAATAGAGACGGGAGCTGAAGCTATCGGGCAACTGGGCACTCTGATCGCCGCCCACGTCATTGCAAGGCCACACGATGACCTCATTGCCCTACTACCAGGCTAA
- the leuD gene encoding 3-isopropylmalate dehydratase small subunit, giving the protein MSLPSISQVSGTAVFVPGADIDTDRIIPARFLKCVTFDDLAEGMFYDIRFDAEGNSLNHPIDDPRFAGATIMLAGPNFGCGSSREHAPQSIYRCGFRAVIAESFAEIFFGNSTGIGMPCVCATKENIESLSAAIELEPKTEVNIDLEAMQVQYGEQSFDITMPDSAREALLSARWDPIQELLDHREGIEAKADALPYV; this is encoded by the coding sequence ATGTCACTTCCATCCATTTCCCAAGTTTCCGGCACGGCGGTATTCGTTCCAGGTGCCGACATCGATACCGACCGTATCATTCCGGCTCGATTTTTGAAGTGTGTTACCTTTGACGACCTGGCAGAAGGCATGTTTTATGACATTCGCTTTGACGCTGAGGGGAACTCATTGAATCACCCGATCGACGACCCTCGTTTTGCCGGGGCAACGATCATGCTTGCCGGGCCAAACTTTGGTTGTGGCTCATCTCGTGAGCACGCACCGCAGTCGATTTACCGTTGTGGATTTCGCGCCGTGATTGCCGAGAGTTTTGCTGAGATTTTCTTCGGTAACTCCACTGGAATCGGGATGCCCTGTGTGTGCGCCACAAAAGAAAATATCGAATCCTTGAGTGCTGCGATTGAATTGGAGCCCAAGACGGAAGTGAATATCGACCTTGAGGCCATGCAGGTTCAATATGGCGAGCAGTCCTTTGATATTACGATGCCTGATTCCGCTAGAGAGGCATTGCTTTCTGCCCGCTGGGACCCCATTCAGGAGCTGCTCGACCACCGTGAGGGAATCGAAGCCAAGGCGGATGCCCTGCCCTATGTCTAG
- a CDS encoding TraB/GumN family protein has product MMKHRKKLSLILTVGVMWLGGVMASLAEQPDLEKIKHPVKPMLWKIEGKGLKTPSYLFGTIHLSDSRVTSLHPLAEKAFQKSDRFYAEVDMSPANMVGMVKMLMRGDGRSLKDILGEDLYRRLEVEIKAISPLLDVKPFDAFKVWAVAVMLPQLGDQLKGGKALDVQLWERAKAKGKGCFALETPQQQIGGMDGLTVQEQKTILKVTIDEVAKARKENRRSYEELFNAYLVGDIEQLAAKLKEGMLMGDEIDDDLRARVNEAFLFKRNRGMAKVIAASLEKHPEKVQFFAAGSAHYLGEKNVRHYLKQAGYRIEPVQ; this is encoded by the coding sequence ATGATGAAACATAGAAAGAAACTGTCGTTGATTCTCACCGTTGGGGTGATGTGGCTAGGAGGCGTGATGGCTTCGCTTGCCGAACAACCGGACCTCGAGAAGATCAAGCATCCGGTGAAGCCGATGCTGTGGAAGATCGAAGGCAAGGGGTTGAAGACGCCGAGCTATTTATTTGGCACGATTCATTTGTCCGATTCCCGCGTGACAAGTTTGCATCCTCTGGCGGAAAAGGCGTTCCAGAAGTCCGACCGTTTTTATGCCGAGGTGGATATGTCGCCTGCCAACATGGTAGGCATGGTGAAAATGTTGATGCGGGGTGATGGGCGCTCACTCAAGGACATCCTCGGGGAGGACCTGTACCGGCGGTTAGAAGTCGAAATCAAAGCCATCAGCCCGCTTCTCGATGTGAAGCCGTTTGATGCCTTTAAAGTGTGGGCCGTGGCTGTGATGTTACCCCAGCTTGGCGACCAGCTGAAAGGAGGCAAGGCGCTTGATGTGCAGCTTTGGGAGCGGGCAAAAGCCAAGGGTAAAGGGTGCTTTGCCCTGGAAACTCCTCAGCAGCAGATCGGAGGGATGGACGGATTGACGGTTCAGGAACAAAAAACGATCCTCAAGGTGACGATTGATGAGGTGGCCAAGGCCCGGAAGGAAAACCGTCGATCCTACGAGGAATTATTCAATGCTTATCTGGTGGGAGACATCGAGCAGCTCGCGGCAAAGCTGAAAGAGGGCATGTTGATGGGGGATGAAATCGATGACGACTTACGGGCGCGCGTGAACGAAGCCTTTTTGTTCAAGCGTAACCGCGGGATGGCCAAGGTGATTGCGGCATCTCTCGAAAAGCATCCAGAGAAGGTCCAATTTTTTGCCGCTGGCTCGGCTCATTATTTAGGAGAAAAAAACGTCAGACACTATTTGAAACAAGCGGGTTATCGTATTGAACCTGTGCAATAA
- the leuC gene encoding 3-isopropylmalate dehydratase large subunit, which translates to MGKNLYQKVWDEHAVGTLADGRTQLFIGTHLIHEVTSPQAFGMLRDLGLSVKYPHRTFATVDHIVPTDNQQQPFADPLADAMITELRKNVQEFGIKYFDLSSGMQGIVHIVGPEQGITQPGSTIVCGDSHTATHGAFGAIAFGIGTSQVRDVLATQTVAMEKLNVRRINVEGKLRPGVYAKDVALHIIRLLGANGGIGYAYEYGGSVFDSFTMEERMTVCNMSIEGGARCGYVNPDQTTYDYLEGRPYTPKGEGWDAAKERWASYASDSDAEYEDVVNIDAADIAPTVTWGISPDHGVSISESIPDPDQAKDEVEKSVIEEALEYMKLPAGTPIKGVDVDVAFIGSCTNGRISDFREVAAYLKGHKVADGVKAIAVPGSQITATLCEKEGIDQIFTDAGFEWRAAGCSMCLAMNPDKLIGDQLCASSSNRNFKGRQGSPIGRTVLMSPLMVAAAAVTGKIADAREVFTVSES; encoded by the coding sequence ATGGGTAAGAATTTATATCAAAAAGTATGGGATGAACACGCTGTGGGAACCTTGGCGGACGGAAGAACCCAGCTTTTTATCGGCACGCATTTGATTCATGAGGTGACCAGCCCGCAGGCATTCGGTATGCTCCGGGACCTCGGTCTGTCCGTCAAATACCCTCATCGGACCTTTGCCACGGTGGATCACATCGTGCCTACGGACAACCAGCAGCAGCCATTTGCCGATCCTTTGGCGGATGCCATGATCACGGAACTGCGCAAGAATGTGCAGGAATTTGGGATCAAGTACTTTGACCTTTCTTCCGGGATGCAGGGGATCGTGCATATTGTCGGCCCCGAGCAGGGGATCACCCAGCCAGGCTCGACCATTGTATGCGGGGATTCGCACACGGCGACCCACGGTGCCTTTGGTGCGATTGCGTTTGGTATTGGAACCTCGCAGGTTCGTGATGTTCTTGCCACCCAGACGGTGGCCATGGAGAAGCTCAATGTTCGGCGGATCAACGTCGAAGGGAAGCTTCGCCCGGGAGTGTATGCCAAGGATGTGGCCTTGCACATTATCCGCTTGCTGGGTGCGAATGGAGGGATTGGTTACGCCTACGAATACGGAGGATCGGTGTTTGACTCCTTTACGATGGAGGAACGTATGACGGTATGTAACATGTCGATTGAAGGTGGTGCCCGCTGTGGATACGTCAACCCGGATCAAACGACCTACGATTATCTTGAAGGGCGCCCTTACACGCCGAAGGGTGAGGGTTGGGATGCGGCCAAGGAACGATGGGCTTCCTATGCCTCTGATTCAGATGCCGAATACGAGGACGTGGTGAATATTGATGCCGCGGATATCGCACCAACCGTGACTTGGGGGATTTCTCCTGACCACGGGGTTTCCATTTCAGAGTCCATCCCGGATCCTGATCAGGCGAAAGATGAAGTTGAAAAATCAGTGATTGAGGAAGCTTTGGAATATATGAAGCTGCCTGCAGGGACGCCCATCAAGGGGGTGGACGTTGATGTCGCCTTTATCGGGTCCTGTACCAATGGCCGAATCTCCGATTTTCGAGAGGTCGCAGCTTATTTAAAAGGTCACAAGGTGGCTGATGGCGTGAAGGCGATTGCGGTGCCCGGCTCCCAGATCACGGCGACACTTTGTGAAAAAGAGGGCATTGACCAGATCTTTACCGATGCCGGGTTTGAGTGGCGAGCTGCCGGTTGTTCGATGTGCCTGGCAATGAACCCGGACAAATTGATCGGAGACCAGTTATGTGCGTCATCGTCGAACCGGAACTTCAAAGGTCGCCAAGGGAGCCCGATTGGCCGAACCGTTCTGATGAGCCCCTTGATGGTGGCTGCCGCTGCCGTCACGGGTAAGATAGCAGATGCCCGTGAGGTGTTTACCGTCTCCGAATCATAA
- a CDS encoding ExbD/TolR family protein has translation MKILLILVAFTAIYSCRKAPAPIPSPALASVYLTLPEFPVAAHAPDITKQQSEFIEAQLTTKGWSIHGNPASTDEMLLEDQIKKQKDLIHTHGYHAHLLIEAPSDSPFGQIRNIIRSAARAGVSTVLFCCKATKHAPNQIRSSLRLDLPCACHFSNSNTSAPTLIKIDNSELIQIKTTSREQSIHQETHSRDLPELRLIMKQYIKENHQKGNQANTQILATKHTPYQRVIDVLDLLHHLDIQHIDFVDYFDETPEPIQNAQPKRRLPPPLPRPPQ, from the coding sequence GTGAAAATTCTGCTGATCCTCGTGGCATTCACCGCCATCTACAGCTGCCGCAAGGCTCCTGCACCTATCCCCTCACCCGCGCTAGCATCCGTCTATCTCACACTCCCGGAGTTCCCTGTGGCAGCCCATGCTCCAGACATCACAAAACAGCAATCTGAGTTCATTGAAGCCCAACTGACCACAAAAGGCTGGAGTATTCATGGCAATCCAGCCTCGACAGATGAAATGCTCCTCGAAGATCAAATAAAGAAACAAAAAGACCTCATCCACACCCATGGATATCATGCCCACCTGCTGATCGAAGCTCCAAGCGACTCCCCATTTGGTCAAATAAGGAACATCATTCGCTCTGCAGCTAGAGCAGGCGTATCCACTGTCCTTTTTTGCTGCAAAGCAACAAAACACGCACCCAATCAAATCCGTTCCTCACTCCGTCTGGACTTGCCTTGCGCGTGCCATTTTTCCAATAGCAACACCAGCGCACCAACCCTCATCAAAATCGACAATAGTGAGCTTATTCAAATAAAAACCACATCCAGAGAGCAGTCCATTCACCAAGAAACCCACAGCAGAGATCTCCCTGAACTCCGCCTCATTATGAAACAATACATCAAAGAGAATCATCAAAAGGGAAACCAAGCCAACACCCAAATCCTGGCAACAAAACATACGCCATACCAGCGTGTGATCGACGTCCTCGATCTACTCCACCACCTGGATATCCAACATATTGATTTCGTCGATTACTTTGACGAGACTCCCGAGCCCATTCAAAACGCGCAACCAAAAAGACGCCTCCCCCCACCTCTACCAAGGCCTCCTCAATAG
- a CDS encoding 3'-5' exoribonuclease YhaM family protein: MVHLTIFQLQKQTSAEPLSASFDVQLERKSERETRSGKPYYEMVLVDATGQMKLKVWENLPQFKALQELDDGVLLRLSGEWTQSQYGIDSGKWDMRLLNEEEGQAFLAGDAETKVRQDADWQSILDMCGGIGDPRLKRVCADFIDRYGDRFRRTAAARKNHHARRGGLVEHVAQMMRSAQALCAVYPDLNRDLLTAGVLFHDCGKMWENSYPEVGFTQPYHLHGEMLGHIPLGIETANAIWREMMQEDEAELWDELNPKSEDVHLHLLHLIASHHGTHEWGSPTLPRTPEAMVLHYVDNLDAKFEMMRMGYESQPELAPGIQERQFPLPSNLVKPLGHFETADHTSLE; this comes from the coding sequence ATGGTTCACCTGACGATTTTCCAATTGCAAAAGCAGACATCTGCCGAGCCTTTGTCTGCTAGTTTTGATGTCCAGTTAGAACGGAAGTCCGAGCGGGAAACCCGGTCTGGGAAGCCATACTATGAAATGGTGCTTGTCGATGCAACCGGGCAGATGAAACTCAAGGTGTGGGAAAATTTGCCGCAATTCAAGGCCTTGCAGGAATTGGACGATGGTGTGTTGTTACGGCTCAGCGGTGAGTGGACTCAGAGCCAGTATGGGATCGATTCAGGTAAATGGGACATGCGCTTGCTCAATGAGGAGGAGGGGCAGGCCTTTTTGGCTGGGGATGCCGAAACCAAAGTGAGGCAGGACGCGGATTGGCAATCGATTTTGGATATGTGTGGGGGGATTGGCGACCCCCGGTTGAAGCGGGTATGTGCCGATTTTATTGATCGGTATGGTGACCGGTTTCGGCGCACCGCAGCGGCGCGGAAAAACCATCACGCGAGGAGAGGGGGGCTGGTTGAGCACGTGGCTCAGATGATGCGTTCTGCTCAGGCTCTCTGTGCTGTGTACCCTGATTTGAATAGGGACTTGTTAACGGCGGGGGTCTTGTTTCACGATTGTGGAAAAATGTGGGAAAACTCTTACCCTGAGGTGGGCTTTACCCAGCCATATCATCTTCACGGTGAAATGTTAGGGCATATTCCGCTTGGGATTGAAACAGCGAATGCGATTTGGCGTGAAATGATGCAGGAAGACGAAGCCGAGTTGTGGGACGAACTGAATCCGAAGAGTGAGGATGTGCACCTGCATTTGTTGCATTTGATCGCCAGTCATCACGGGACCCATGAGTGGGGCTCTCCCACCTTGCCCAGAACGCCGGAGGCGATGGTATTACACTATGTCGATAACCTGGATGCCAAGTTTGAAATGATGCGTATGGGATATGAGAGCCAACCTGAGCTGGCGCCGGGGATTCAGGAACGGCAGTTTCCTCTGCCCTCCAATCTGGTGAAACCGCTCGGGCATTTTGAAACCGCAGATCATACGAGTCTGGAGTAA
- a CDS encoding SHD1 domain-containing protein produces MKRHTSIRTLILAGILGIHAPSALAELHTFTNTEGKTIQAEITEVSSGKVKLKLSNGKNYTVPFAKLSEADQTYIKEWHEKNKGMPKPSHFRLEIDRKSSRVREDKDKSKNSNTRTSKRNISYSFELSYSKTPPVEDVSVSYRIIKRSTYRGDDAGEPEFKAITGEEHIDTLDSKTPAEWQSKEVLCEDSSTKSKTSSKSKKETVLGMLAVVSVGDKELFRQYEPPNFEKELKELEEEHPELKPKAKKETKAPKKKKKAKGNNKEKEENNKDEKKDDPKK; encoded by the coding sequence ATGAAAAGGCACACATCCATCCGGACACTTATCCTCGCTGGGATTCTTGGAATCCACGCCCCAAGCGCACTGGCTGAGCTTCACACCTTCACCAACACCGAAGGCAAAACCATCCAAGCCGAAATCACCGAAGTCTCGTCAGGGAAGGTCAAACTCAAATTGAGTAATGGCAAAAACTACACCGTCCCATTCGCCAAACTTTCCGAAGCCGACCAAACTTACATCAAGGAATGGCACGAAAAAAACAAGGGCATGCCAAAACCCAGCCACTTTCGACTGGAGATCGACAGAAAAAGCTCCCGAGTAAGGGAAGACAAAGATAAAAGCAAAAATAGCAACACCCGCACCTCCAAACGCAACATCAGCTATTCCTTTGAACTTTCCTACAGCAAGACCCCTCCGGTCGAAGACGTCAGCGTCAGTTACCGAATCATCAAACGCAGCACCTACCGCGGTGACGATGCCGGAGAGCCTGAGTTCAAAGCCATTACCGGAGAGGAACATATCGACACACTCGATTCCAAAACGCCGGCAGAATGGCAAAGCAAGGAAGTCCTCTGCGAAGACTCATCCACCAAAAGTAAAACCAGCAGCAAAAGTAAAAAAGAAACGGTGCTCGGCATGCTCGCCGTTGTTTCTGTCGGAGATAAGGAACTCTTCAGACAATACGAACCACCCAACTTTGAAAAAGAGCTTAAAGAGTTAGAGGAAGAACACCCGGAACTCAAGCCCAAAGCAAAAAAGGAAACCAAAGCTCCCAAGAAAAAAAAGAAGGCCAAGGGAAACAATAAGGAGAAAGAAGAAAACAATAAAGACGAGAAAAAAGACGACCCCAAGAAATAA